One Acetobacterium sp. KB-1 DNA segment encodes these proteins:
- a CDS encoding AAA family ATPase, whose translation MEKIKVMIVGNNDNRIYEIKSLLRNDTLAFIGFSKLDENALEKSISLKPHVMIIQCENDYKAAINLAEKIYIKIPGCAVILLCDSFDVSMIEKVMLAGIRKVLQFPIDTETLAENIELAHYMEKSRMENSDIAASNNMQSRIITVFGAKGGIGRTTLTVNLAVSLAKMGKKVAIIDADLQFGDVNVYFDIDPKDTISELSQGNDAGDIDAIKRMMALHFSGVSIICAPKSPEYAEYVTPKNIETMISTMRPFYDYILIDTAPVFSDITMTAFENSNLILLISVQDISTLRNTKITLNILESLQQKEKTELVINRLTKGLISLKDMQRVLNESVKNTITFDFKTATTAHNKGIPIVLDAPKSEVGKDLKKLANYVVNTIDHRVS comes from the coding sequence ATGGAAAAGATAAAAGTAATGATTGTCGGAAACAATGACAATCGGATCTATGAAATTAAGAGCCTGCTACGAAACGACACGCTCGCATTTATCGGGTTTTCAAAGTTGGATGAAAATGCTCTGGAAAAATCTATTAGTTTAAAACCCCATGTGATGATTATTCAGTGCGAGAACGACTACAAAGCGGCCATTAATTTGGCTGAAAAGATCTATATTAAAATTCCCGGTTGTGCAGTAATCCTGTTATGTGACAGTTTTGATGTGAGTATGATTGAAAAAGTCATGCTGGCTGGCATAAGAAAAGTACTGCAGTTCCCGATTGATACCGAGACATTGGCAGAAAATATTGAATTAGCCCACTACATGGAAAAATCCCGGATGGAAAATTCTGATATTGCCGCATCAAATAACATGCAATCCCGGATCATCACGGTATTTGGTGCGAAAGGCGGGATTGGCAGAACGACGCTCACGGTAAATTTAGCCGTCTCACTGGCAAAAATGGGCAAGAAAGTAGCAATTATTGATGCCGATCTTCAATTTGGGGATGTCAATGTTTATTTTGATATTGACCCGAAGGATACTATTTCTGAATTATCCCAGGGTAATGATGCCGGGGACATTGATGCCATTAAGCGGATGATGGCTTTGCATTTTTCGGGGGTCAGCATTATCTGCGCACCAAAGAGTCCAGAGTATGCCGAATATGTGACGCCAAAAAATATCGAAACCATGATCAGCACGATGCGACCCTTTTATGATTATATTCTGATTGATACAGCCCCGGTGTTTAGTGACATTACCATGACTGCTTTTGAGAATTCAAACCTGATCCTATTGATTTCGGTTCAGGATATCTCAACTTTGCGCAATACCAAAATCACCCTCAATATTCTTGAGTCGCTGCAGCAGAAAGAAAAAACAGAATTAGTGATCAACCGTCTAACAAAGGGACTGATCAGTTTAAAAGATATGCAACGGGTTTTAAATGAGTCGGTTAAAAATACCATTACTTTTGATTTTAAGACGGCGACGACCGCTCATAACAAGGGAATTCCGATTGTTTTGGACGCGCCAAAATCAGAAGTCGGCAAAGATCTTAAAAAACTTGCTAATTATGTCGTTAATACCATTGACCATCGGGTCAGTTAA
- a CDS encoding TadE/TadG family type IV pilus assembly protein yields the protein MFANIIKKIKKEDGQAIVELALTLPILIMILCGIIDFGWLFMNQNSIDYASREGARYAIVNSTSKTAIEEHIRTIAPENIASTVDIDITFTNVSNPRLGDVVIEISDDIAILTPIVGVFVQGETMNLSSSCTMKVE from the coding sequence ATGTTTGCAAACATAATCAAAAAAATAAAAAAAGAAGACGGACAGGCCATTGTTGAGCTTGCATTAACCTTGCCAATTTTGATTATGATTTTGTGTGGAATCATCGATTTTGGTTGGTTGTTTATGAACCAGAATAGTATTGATTATGCCTCCCGAGAGGGTGCACGCTATGCGATCGTTAATTCAACCAGTAAAACAGCAATTGAAGAGCATATCCGGACGATTGCTCCGGAGAACATTGCCAGTACAGTTGATATCGACATTACTTTTACGAATGTCTCAAACCCTCGTCTTGGAGATGTGGTAATTGAGATTAGCGATGATATTGCTATTCTAACACCAATTGTCGGTGTTTTCGTCCAGGGTGAAACCATGAATCTTTCTTCATCCTGTACCATGAAGGTAGAGTAA
- a CDS encoding DUF192 domain-containing protein — translation MKNCSILNNDKVLCDEVKVADRFITRLIGLLRTAGLAENQGLLLKKCNQVHTFGMKFPIDVIFLSKDGDILHMEQEMNPGKVSPHIKKAYWILELKSGSCKHYSLEINQRLVVKQ, via the coding sequence ATGAAAAATTGTAGCATTTTAAATAATGATAAGGTGTTATGTGATGAGGTGAAAGTAGCGGATCGTTTTATTACCCGATTGATCGGTTTATTAAGAACAGCGGGATTGGCTGAAAACCAGGGACTGCTACTAAAAAAATGCAATCAGGTTCATACCTTTGGAATGAAATTTCCGATTGATGTGATATTTCTGTCAAAGGACGGAGATATACTGCATATGGAACAGGAAATGAACCCGGGAAAAGTTAGTCCCCATATCAAAAAAGCATATTGGATCTTGGAGCTGAAGTCTGGTTCCTGTAAGCACTATTCATTAGAAATCAATCAGCGTCTCGTTGTCAAACAGTAA
- a CDS encoding Flp family type IVb pilin, whose amino-acid sequence MLTITKFNQQLLREKKEMKNALSRIIRTEDGQGLVEYGLIITGIALAAIAAIWLLGPQIGQMFTDIGTQLAA is encoded by the coding sequence ATGTTAACGATTACGAAATTTAATCAACAATTATTAAGGGAGAAAAAAGAAATGAAAAATGCATTGTCAAGGATAATTAGAACAGAGGACGGACAGGGGCTGGTTGAATATGGACTAATCATAACGGGGATCGCACTAGCTGCTATTGCTGCCATCTGGTTATTAGGACCACAAATCGGCCAAATGTTTACTGACATCGGCACTCAATTAGCAGCATGA
- a CDS encoding type II secretion system F family protein, with the protein MNAIIVTLLIMITIFFLVLLLLYAISADQRQMQKRFEAMTSEGNSDLENLKKVKRNRDKSKHKVLKKLGNDLSMSGILIRPSEFLLFWLVLTVVPSTLLFMLGANIIFVIIVLVFGLLAPPLYVNKKRAKRVELFEQQLIDAISIMSSCLKAGLTFQQALVSISTEMPNPISEEFGRVVKELKLGSSIETALTRLSDKIGSQNFMMIVSAILIQRQTGGNLSEILTNISGTIKERFKIKNEIKVLTATARTSGLVVGLMPVVIILVFMLFNPDYVTIFFESNLGIAMVIVAMVLELIGYLLIRKIVNIKF; encoded by the coding sequence ATGAATGCGATAATAGTCACCTTGCTAATTATGATCACAATTTTCTTTCTGGTATTGCTGTTACTGTACGCCATATCTGCCGATCAGCGTCAGATGCAAAAGCGATTTGAGGCAATGACAAGCGAGGGAAATTCAGATTTAGAAAATTTGAAAAAAGTTAAAAGAAATCGCGACAAGTCCAAACACAAGGTTCTTAAAAAACTGGGAAACGACTTGTCGATGTCGGGAATTCTGATCAGGCCATCAGAATTTCTGCTATTCTGGCTTGTCTTGACCGTTGTTCCCTCAACCCTGCTGTTTATGCTGGGTGCTAATATCATTTTTGTAATTATCGTATTGGTTTTTGGATTATTAGCCCCACCCTTATATGTCAACAAAAAAAGAGCGAAACGGGTCGAATTGTTTGAACAGCAGCTAATTGATGCCATCAGCATTATGAGCAGTTGTTTGAAGGCCGGACTCACTTTTCAACAGGCCCTGGTCAGTATTTCAACGGAAATGCCAAATCCGATTTCGGAAGAATTTGGCCGGGTTGTCAAGGAATTAAAGTTGGGAAGCTCGATTGAAACCGCTTTAACCCGGCTGTCAGATAAAATAGGCAGCCAGAACTTTATGATGATTGTTTCAGCGATTCTTATTCAGCGCCAAACCGGGGGTAATCTTTCGGAAATCTTGACAAATATTTCGGGTACCATCAAGGAGCGGTTTAAAATAAAAAATGAGATAAAAGTACTGACTGCCACAGCCAGAACCTCCGGTCTTGTGGTTGGCTTAATGCCGGTGGTGATTATTCTGGTCTTTATGCTTTTCAATCCTGATTATGTGACCATATTCTTTGAATCCAATCTTGGTATCGCGATGGTTATCGTTGCCATGGTTCTGGAGCTGATCGGGTACCTGTTAATCCGAAAAATTGTCAATATCAAATTCTAA
- the cpaB gene encoding Flp pilus assembly protein CpaB has product MKKLIIIALIVSLITGFAVFQFATSLEKGKNQETQAVVLAIKTIPKGTVIEKEMLKTAEIPVEMVHQLAIANLEDVLGRITKENIEANEQILTTRLSDTNQENNNLSYSIEPNYRGITILVDEEKGVGGYLTKGDRVDLVTIWIKNDKTIVSEYVVENIEILKIGPSSAGDSGGEYTSVTVSVPASDVEKITYALSIDQTPKYLLVLRSPVDNTILGPRPFIP; this is encoded by the coding sequence ATGAAAAAACTCATCATAATCGCCTTGATTGTATCATTGATTACCGGATTTGCCGTTTTTCAGTTTGCTACTTCGCTGGAAAAAGGAAAGAACCAGGAAACTCAAGCGGTTGTTTTAGCGATAAAGACGATTCCCAAAGGCACCGTTATTGAAAAAGAAATGCTAAAAACCGCAGAGATTCCCGTTGAAATGGTGCATCAATTGGCAATTGCCAATCTGGAAGATGTTTTAGGCCGGATTACCAAAGAAAACATTGAAGCCAATGAACAGATTCTGACAACTCGGTTAAGCGATACCAACCAGGAAAACAATAATCTGTCTTATTCCATTGAACCAAATTATCGGGGAATAACGATCCTGGTTGATGAAGAAAAGGGTGTGGGTGGTTATTTAACAAAAGGTGATCGTGTCGATCTTGTTACCATCTGGATAAAAAATGATAAAACAATTGTTTCTGAGTATGTCGTCGAAAACATTGAAATTTTGAAGATTGGACCAAGCAGCGCAGGCGATAGCGGCGGGGAGTACACCTCGGTTACGGTTTCTGTTCCGGCAAGCGACGTAGAAAAAATAACCTATGCGCTATCAATTGATCAAACGCCTAAATATCTCCTGGTTCTAAGATCCCCAGTTGACAACACAATTTTAGGCCCGCGACCCTTTATACCGTAA
- a CDS encoding CpaF family protein, with amino-acid sequence MGLLERMEQQRLGEKDKAQEEGKQEVFHVDIHQDLKNRVHQEVINEINSNKVEKVGKENAIEILRILENVMTVEAENVNRLDRSRITEELLNEIIGYGPLEVLLNDPDITEIMVNGYNRVYIEKNGKIQLSQVVFKDNQHVMNVIDRIVSSVGRHIDESSPMVDARLQDGSRVNVVIPPLSLVGPVITIRKFSKKPITTDQLLGYGSISKKMLSFLEACVKGKLNIIVSGGTGSGKTTMLNVLSSFIPDNERIITIEDSAELRLIQDHVITLESRPSNLEGRGKISIRELVVNALRMRPDRIIVGEVRSAETIDMLQAMNTGHDGSLTTIHANTPRDSLSRIETMVLMSGMDLPLRAIRDQTTSAIDIIIQQSRLRDGTRKVVNITEVTGLEGDVIVMQDIFSYEMTGQLDTDGKFKGRFKSMGIKPRCLEKIAHNGVMINDDWFIE; translated from the coding sequence ATGGGACTTTTGGAAAGAATGGAACAACAACGGCTGGGAGAAAAAGACAAGGCCCAGGAAGAAGGAAAACAGGAAGTTTTTCATGTTGACATTCATCAGGATCTGAAGAACAGAGTTCATCAGGAAGTGATTAATGAAATCAACAGTAACAAGGTTGAAAAGGTCGGCAAAGAAAATGCCATTGAAATATTAAGAATCCTGGAAAATGTCATGACCGTTGAAGCGGAGAATGTCAACCGGCTCGATCGCAGCCGCATTACGGAAGAATTACTTAATGAGATTATTGGTTATGGCCCGCTTGAGGTTCTTTTAAATGATCCTGACATTACCGAAATTATGGTTAACGGATATAATCGGGTGTACATTGAAAAAAATGGTAAGATTCAGCTTTCTCAGGTCGTTTTTAAAGACAATCAGCATGTTATGAATGTCATTGACCGGATTGTCTCGTCGGTGGGCCGGCACATTGATGAATCAAGCCCGATGGTAGATGCCCGGCTGCAAGACGGTTCCCGGGTAAATGTGGTGATTCCGCCGCTTTCGTTGGTGGGACCAGTCATCACAATTCGAAAATTCTCAAAAAAACCGATCACCACCGATCAATTGCTGGGTTATGGTTCGATCTCAAAAAAAATGTTATCGTTTTTGGAAGCCTGTGTCAAAGGCAAACTGAATATCATTGTTTCGGGCGGAACCGGCAGCGGGAAAACAACGATGCTGAATGTTCTATCCAGTTTTATCCCTGATAACGAACGGATTATCACCATTGAAGACTCGGCTGAACTGCGGTTGATCCAGGATCATGTCATCACGCTAGAAAGCCGCCCCTCCAACCTGGAAGGAAGAGGCAAGATATCGATTCGGGAATTGGTTGTTAATGCCCTCCGAATGCGGCCGGACCGAATCATTGTTGGGGAAGTCCGATCAGCGGAAACAATTGATATGCTTCAGGCTATGAACACCGGGCATGATGGTTCCCTGACCACGATCCATGCGAACACCCCGCGGGATTCGCTGTCGCGTATTGAGACCATGGTTTTAATGTCAGGAATGGATCTGCCCTTACGGGCAATCCGGGATCAGACAACCTCGGCCATTGACATCATTATCCAGCAATCGCGGCTCCGCGATGGAACCCGAAAGGTAGTCAATATTACCGAAGTCACTGGATTAGAGGGGGATGTAATTGTCATGCAGGACATTTTCAGCTATGAAATGACAGGACAATTGGACACCGATGGAAAATTTAAGGGCCGGTTTAAGAGCATGGGAATAAAACCCCGATGCTTAGAAAAAATTGCTCACAATGGTGTCATGATCAACGATGACTGGTTTATTGAATAA
- a CDS encoding type II secretion system F family protein, translating to MMFLAISVSALLFVLILIIFYNKASIADTKKKRLNSIKKRTKNDFDDEFEKPFFQRVILPVYQSLIKKISSLFPQKSGATNKKTETNLKLAGLQLAVNEYNAIRIVVFGGFFIGAFIVTLFTRWNIANELLFVFVSMLLGVVLPVIFLKLKIKKRQGAISNELPDIMDILCVTMEAGLGFDSALIKIGERLSGVLVVELNIVHTEINFGKPRKDALKSLADRNSVEELKTFVGSIIQAEQLGIPINHVLKAQSEELRIKRRQRAEEKAMKAPVKMMIPLVFFVLPVLFIVLLGPTILQLVKQFA from the coding sequence ATGATGTTTTTAGCAATAAGCGTTTCGGCCCTGCTTTTTGTGCTGATTCTGATTATTTTTTATAATAAAGCAAGCATCGCTGATACCAAAAAGAAAAGACTAAATTCGATTAAAAAAAGAACTAAAAATGATTTCGATGATGAGTTTGAGAAGCCTTTTTTTCAACGGGTTATTCTGCCGGTCTATCAATCGCTAATCAAGAAAATATCATCACTATTTCCCCAAAAAAGCGGTGCAACTAATAAAAAAACGGAAACAAACCTGAAGCTTGCCGGTTTGCAACTTGCCGTTAATGAATATAATGCCATTCGGATTGTCGTTTTTGGAGGCTTTTTTATTGGGGCGTTTATTGTGACCTTATTTACCCGCTGGAATATCGCAAACGAATTGTTATTTGTTTTTGTTAGTATGCTGTTAGGGGTCGTTTTACCGGTGATTTTTTTAAAACTCAAAATTAAGAAACGTCAAGGTGCCATTTCTAACGAATTACCGGATATAATGGATATTTTATGTGTCACCATGGAAGCTGGGCTGGGTTTTGATTCAGCCTTAATTAAAATTGGTGAACGTTTAAGTGGGGTACTGGTGGTGGAGTTAAATATTGTCCATACCGAAATCAACTTTGGAAAGCCGCGAAAAGATGCGCTAAAGAGTCTGGCTGATCGTAATTCGGTTGAAGAATTAAAGACCTTTGTGGGCTCAATTATTCAGGCTGAACAATTAGGGATCCCGATTAATCATGTACTCAAGGCCCAGTCGGAAGAATTGCGGATAAAAAGAAGGCAACGCGCCGAAGAAAAAGCAATGAAAGCACCGGTAAAAATGATGATTCCACTGGTATTTTTCGTGCTCCCGGTTTTGTTTATCGTTCTTTTGGGACCTACGATTTTACAGCTTGTTAAACAGTTTGCTTAA
- a CDS encoding Flp family type IVb pilin yields MKSVFVRMMKEEDGQGLVEYGLIIAGIALAAIAAIWLLGPQIGQFFTDIGTQLAL; encoded by the coding sequence ATGAAAAGCGTATTTGTACGAATGATGAAAGAAGAAGATGGACAGGGTTTGGTTGAATATGGATTAATCATTGCCGGGATCGCATTAGCCGCAATTGCCGCAATTTGGTTGTTAGGACCACAGATTGGTCAATTCTTTACGGATATTGGAACTCAGTTGGCACTTTAG
- a CDS encoding Tad domain-containing protein, whose amino-acid sequence MKKLIEVFNKYRPFKRIENEEHGDALIIVAVSMVFIFGILALVIDLGLAYLSTGEQQKAADAAVYSAGRLLPIETGNTVKVNQIKNSAVDYTSLNGFEDLTQDDIVLGKISNGQYTEIRVTVDNTVPMYFAKIFGIDYLDLSRSAVAKLSPVIRTSGVAPIGLTKEEMDARIASNNLTHVTLKYGIQSGSTSFFGALDLDGQGGGASDYRIWITQGYAGEISVGDVLLEESGNMVGPTYQGFEERYASCTHFGALSGGDGCTTENFEASCPRIVKVPVYSFGVDKKTVVVEGFAAFLLENQTNDGYITGSFLNMVSNGASSGSNVGEGTEGDFGLYNLILSE is encoded by the coding sequence ATGAAAAAATTAATCGAAGTTTTCAATAAATACCGACCTTTTAAAAGGATAGAAAATGAAGAACATGGCGACGCATTGATTATTGTAGCCGTATCGATGGTTTTTATATTTGGAATATTGGCATTGGTGATCGATCTGGGATTGGCCTATTTAAGCACCGGGGAACAGCAAAAAGCGGCCGATGCGGCGGTGTATTCAGCGGGACGGTTGCTACCCATTGAAACCGGCAATACGGTAAAGGTCAATCAGATAAAAAATAGTGCCGTTGATTATACCAGCCTGAATGGATTTGAAGATTTAACGCAAGACGATATTGTTTTAGGTAAAATCAGCAATGGCCAATACACGGAAATACGGGTAACCGTTGATAACACTGTCCCCATGTATTTTGCCAAAATATTTGGGATTGACTATCTTGATCTTTCAAGAAGTGCTGTCGCAAAACTTTCTCCGGTCATCCGAACCAGTGGGGTTGCCCCCATTGGTTTGACCAAAGAAGAAATGGATGCCCGAATTGCCAGCAACAACCTGACTCATGTTACCTTAAAATATGGCATCCAAAGCGGCTCAACCTCATTCTTTGGTGCCCTGGATCTTGATGGACAAGGGGGCGGAGCCAGCGACTATCGAATCTGGATTACCCAGGGTTATGCTGGCGAAATCAGCGTAGGTGACGTGCTGTTGGAAGAAAGTGGAAATATGGTGGGTCCCACCTATCAGGGCTTTGAGGAACGGTATGCATCCTGTACCCATTTTGGAGCTCTCAGTGGCGGTGATGGCTGTACCACAGAGAACTTTGAGGCGTCTTGTCCGAGAATTGTCAAGGTTCCCGTTTATTCCTTTGGCGTCGATAAAAAAACAGTGGTGGTGGAGGGCTTTGCCGCATTTCTTCTGGAAAACCAGACGAATGATGGTTATATTACTGGATCATTCTTAAATATGGTATCAAATGGCGCCTCTTCGGGAAGCAATGTCGGGGAAGGCACAGAAGGAGATTTTGGATTATATAATTTGATCCTGTCAGAATAA
- a CDS encoding Flp family type IVb pilin, protein MKNLFTNMMREEDGQGLVEYGLIIAGIALAAIAAIWLLGPQIGQFFTDIGTQLAL, encoded by the coding sequence ATGAAAAATTTGTTTACAAACATGATGAGGGAAGAAGATGGACAGGGTTTGGTTGAATATGGATTAATCATTGCCGGGATCGCCTTGGCAGCCATTGCTGCTATCTGGTTATTAGGACCACAAATTGGCCAATTCTTTACGGATATTGGAACCCAATTAGCATTATAA